The Bombus vancouverensis nearcticus chromosome 11, iyBomVanc1_principal, whole genome shotgun sequence DNA window ATTCTATCTTATTTGATTGTCAACAATCAAGATGATCCTCTgtatatcattttttatttaacaaaagCATAAGAGCTACTTTATCAATATATGCATTTTTCAATGATAatgattatttgaaaaataaataggtaacatttataataatattatgaaacaaaataaatgTCAATTTTGAAATTGAATGGAGTAATAAATCAAATGTTATGGTCTCAAACATTGAAAACACTTTTACAACATAGATCGTCATAAGTCaggttttttaaaattatttcaatgaaattattaatagtTACATTCCTTAATGTCCTAAATTGTATCAGTTAAGAAATAATGTAGCAATTTAATTCAATCATAGATGCATCAATAGCGAATATAAATTTAGTGtaaaatattgatataataaatgtatattacTTATTACTTTGTACGATACAAAATTGATCTATCtttataaactgtaataaatattgCTAAATATTGACATAAaaccaaaaattcaatttttcagtTGGATACATTATAAACAACCTTACCTTTGAAATGCGGTGATTGCGTTACGCTGCATTTGACAACTCGCCATTTACCTCTGTCGTAAGATCGTACTTACGATTTATCAAAACATATCGCAGAAATTTCACGTTAGAGTATatgacaaaaataaaaaaaaaagaaaaagcttcTACTCAAATCTTCGTGATTCTTAGACTGTACCTTGAATCCAAATAGCTTGTCATTTCGTCATTTGTCAGATATCGCGCGAATGCAGTTCCACCTAGTGTTAATTACTTTGATTTCTCTGTTTTGCACTGTATTATTGCACTGTACCAGTAGAGAGGAAATTTCCTCTCTGGTAACAACTATAACAGCACAGTCGAGATATAGACACAGACCAAACGGAGTACAGACATTTACTAAGGCTGTGGTATGGAGACTTGGCATCTTATGGGCTATattgttatgttatatattctGAAATACCGATTGCGTAAAAAATCAGAGGTTTTGACATGCTCCCTATGATTTAAAGCGGTGGATGTAGGAATTATAATCAGTCTAATTATCGAATTTGCTAGAATCGTCGTTACGTGCAAAAAGATCTTATTTTGTTTCATCCCCATATGAAATTTGCATACTTATACGTATGTATCAAAATATCAAAATCAAATTATCAAAATATCAACCtctattaacatttaacatattAACAATTATTAACATTCAAGTCTAATAAACAACAATCTTTAATTATCTTAAACAATTTGAATAATCAACGTTATGTTGTTaaaaacaaattataatattctttGTTTTATGATAGATTTTTCTCAGTCTCCATTTTTACCCTTTATGCTTGATGATAAACATAAAATTATGATGAAACAAAAGCTTTTCATTAAGAACATAATCTTATTCGTACTTGTTACTGAACATTGTCTTAAATACGTTCTCTATTCCTTAATTTCATCCATTTGACTGTTTGAATACGCTAAATTTGCGCGCGCTTGTATATACGAACGCTCCTATTGGCGAAATTTATTGTCAAAGTCAAATCAAGCGTGCCTATTGGTGCAGAATATTCTCAAATGAAATTGAACGTTGTTCCTATTGGCGTAATATATTGTCACGTCAAATGGAGCTTTGCTATTGGTGCGAAATATTCGAATGCGTAGTTTCGCGGAGAATCGTGCTCTGAGGTGTCATTGTACTCTTGAATGTCGTGGAGCGAAAATTTGTCTCGTCGAGCGTTACCCTGTTGTTATTAGTACTTTCATTTCGACTTCATCAACATTTCTACACTTCTATCCGCTTCATTTAAATAGTATGTTCGTGtttaatcatttattaattataatctcagtaaaattaagaaactttcttttattttcatcgttGACTGTGTACTTAACAAGTTACAATCATCGATAGCTCATATTATCGGTCTTTGAAGCAGAATTTGGGTTCTATTATTACTCTATTTCACTATAATTGGTTTCATTATTGTAAATAATTggtttattatacatttatttttgaCTGTATTTCTGATggttaaaattattgaaaattaattaattttaagtgTTGAGGCTCTCTTCAcgatttattttgaaaatttcttattttatatgtGAATTTAGTAAATTAAAGTTACGAGATAGAAAAACACTTTTGCAAACGCACATTAAAAGAAGCATTTgcttataaattaatgtttttaatttgatattaaatttttttgCGTAAAAGGAGGGTGGATGGGTCGTGGATAGGGAGGGTTTCCATTCACAGCAACCTCCACGCGGTGAGACCTGGACAATCATTATTTGATATACAATTACTAATTGCATCAttatatatatggtataattatgaattatataacaaataatacgaGCTGGTTTGCTGTGATCGCGATTATCTTTTTATGCAGTCCTTGGGTTGTTTCGAATGTACTCGGAGAAcacattcttttttattttaggaATCAGTAAAGTCAAATAAAGAAAAGATTTTAGAAATAGTATTATCAATTCAAATAATATTACAGTACATTTGAAATATGTTGAATCGATAATGTTGGGAATGATACTAGAATGGTAAGGGAATCCAGAGAGTTGAGTCAAAAGATTCGTTATTGAATAGTATATCTAATCTATACTTTGTCTGTGGTAATAGTATAGTGTTCACATGGAATGAGAAATATTTACGTAGAAAAATTTCTCTTTATTGTGACGTTATTTCATTGcataaaattactataatttctaagttattttttaaattaatgattATAAATAATGCATAAATACAGTGACAGCtgcaaaatgaaatatttagttgcttaaattttcttaaatatttattttcttaaattaaatgtttattaGTATGAATTTCCTTAATAATGCAATGTtggaaaaaaattattttttttaaagtacaTTTTTGACGTTCGAAACTAACCTCTATACGAATGAAAGAAACATCTGTGTTtttttcaataataaaattagaccttatttttttaattgatcgTGAATCATGATTAAAGCTATTTTAGTATTTAATAATCATGGGAAGCCTAGACTTTCTAAATTTTATCAATACTTTGTAAGTATAACAACagttataatttgttattatattCTACTGCAGAATTCAATAGactgtgtctttttttttcagAATGAGGATATGCAACAACagataataaaagaaacattTCAATTAGTTTCGAAGAGAGATGATAATGTTTGTAATTTTCTAGAAGGTGGAAGTTTAATTGGTGGATCCGATTATAAGTTAATTTATCGGCATTATGCTACATTATATTTTGTATTCTGTGTTGATAGTTCAGAATCAGAATTGGGAATCTTAGATTTGATACAAGTTTTTGTTGAAACATTGgataaatgttttgaaaatgtATGTGAACTCGACCTTATCTTTCATGTAGACAAAGTTCATTATATTCTCAATGAATTAGTGATGGGTGGAATGGTTTTAGAAACCAATATGACTGAAATACTTACAAGAATTGAAGATCAAAATAAATTGGAAAAACAGGAGgtaagtaatatttttataattggcATTTAAGAAACATCAATATATGTGTTGTATGTTTAAGCTTTacttatatatttcataaatattaaagataacaaattttatatataatatagcaGTACACTGTGATAAAGTTTAAATTACTAAGTCACAGTTGTAATAACTAATTTATGCAAACATCCCTTAACTTTTTGGGcccaataaaattttattctcttaAAAATTTTAAGTAGTAAGATAAAGTGATAAAGAAAAAGGCATTCAATTTCTTATAAAAGTCTTCTGGGCTTGAAGAAGTTAACAGCCTATTGCAGTTTATTCGTTAGCTCTGCATGCGTCGGAATGTTTTGTAGTGCAGTTTCATATGGTGGTAGAACTGATTGAGCTAACATGAATTTTAGGGAACTTACAAATCAGGACGATCTTGCTCACCTCGTCCGTTTGTCCTTCTGGGGCCCCCTCCCTAAGTAAATCGGCAGTAAAAATCAGATCATTTTGTACACATTCATTCCTTTGTGTAATCTATCtgtgatcttttttttttcaccaaGAATTTCAAAACATAAATCTTCCGTAGctttacaaaataaatactCATAACACGCATGATGGTGCTAAGTCGTTTGTAAATGTTTGCTCGGAAATAGTGCCTTAATGCAAATGTATACGTCGCTATGCTCTAAGAATAAAATGTGTATTGCGTAGCTACTTATTTGTATTTACttctattaattaatttatgttCAAAAATCCTTTATTTTctccattttccattttttccatCCATATG harbors:
- the or gene encoding AP-3 complex subunit sigma-2 or isoform X2 — protein: MIKAILVFNNHGKPRLSKFYQYFNEDMQQQIIKETFQLVSKRDDNVCNFLEGGSLIGGSDYKLIYRHYATLYFVFCVDSSESELGILDLIQVFVETLDKCFENVCELDLIFHVDKVHYILNELVMGGMVLETNMTEILTRIEDQNKLEKQEGTYKSGRSCSPRPFVLLGPPP
- the or gene encoding AP-3 complex subunit sigma-2 or isoform X1, which produces MIKAILVFNNHGKPRLSKFYQYFNEDMQQQIIKETFQLVSKRDDNVCNFLEGGSLIGGSDYKLIYRHYATLYFVFCVDSSESELGILDLIQVFVETLDKCFENVCELDLIFHVDKVHYILNELVMGGMVLETNMTEILTRIEDQNKLEKQEAGITAAPARAVSAVKNMNIPQQIKDMKLPDLPQAIKDLKF